One part of the Methylobacterium terrae genome encodes these proteins:
- a CDS encoding zinc-binding metallopeptidase family protein, whose amino-acid sequence MKIFQCQACAQPAHFEADSCESCECRLGYDPEIADMTAMLRAGPHWRGLADTGRTYRSCANRESGGCNWLVPAGSPETYCLACRHNRVVPDLSIPWNRTRWREVEAAKRRLFYAMLRLRLPLASRHEDPAGLAFDFLVDPAESYLVGPPVLTGHDNGLITLNIAEADDVERERRRTQFGEHYRTLLGHFRHEIGHYFWNVLVRADPCLDAFRAVFGDERADYGVALQRHYAHGPAEGWEETYVSAYAASHPWEDFAETWAHYLHIIDTLETASQFGLRVQPKLQAPAGLIQLSAKLDFDPYRSPDFGRLIEAWLPLTFAMNSINRSMGQPDLYPFRMTPATIGKLSFVHDRIYARTDAPEAEAGTLRAVIAGLRHRVAAPRSA is encoded by the coding sequence ATGAAGATCTTCCAGTGCCAAGCCTGCGCGCAGCCGGCGCATTTCGAGGCCGATTCCTGCGAGAGCTGCGAGTGCCGCCTCGGCTACGACCCCGAGATCGCCGACATGACGGCGATGCTGCGGGCCGGCCCGCACTGGCGCGGGCTCGCGGATACCGGCCGGACCTACCGCTCCTGCGCCAACCGCGAGTCGGGCGGCTGCAACTGGCTCGTTCCCGCCGGCTCGCCCGAGACCTACTGCCTGGCCTGCCGGCACAACCGGGTGGTGCCGGACCTCTCGATCCCCTGGAACCGGACCCGCTGGCGCGAGGTCGAGGCGGCCAAGCGCCGGCTGTTCTACGCCATGCTGCGCCTGCGCCTGCCGCTCGCGTCGCGGCACGAGGACCCGGCCGGCCTCGCCTTCGACTTCCTGGTCGACCCGGCGGAATCGTACCTCGTCGGCCCGCCGGTGCTGACCGGGCACGACAACGGCCTCATCACCCTCAACATCGCCGAGGCCGACGACGTCGAGCGCGAGCGCCGGCGCACGCAGTTCGGCGAGCATTACCGCACGCTCCTCGGGCACTTCCGCCACGAGATCGGGCATTATTTCTGGAACGTGCTGGTGCGGGCCGATCCCTGCCTCGACGCGTTCCGGGCGGTGTTCGGCGACGAGCGGGCCGATTACGGCGTCGCGCTCCAGCGCCACTACGCCCACGGCCCGGCCGAGGGCTGGGAGGAGACCTACGTCTCGGCCTACGCCGCCTCCCACCCGTGGGAGGACTTCGCCGAGACCTGGGCGCATTACCTGCACATCATCGACACGCTCGAGACCGCGAGCCAGTTCGGGTTGCGCGTGCAGCCCAAGCTCCAGGCGCCGGCCGGGCTGATCCAGCTCTCCGCGAAGCTCGATTTCGATCCGTATCGCAGCCCGGATTTCGGCCGGCTGATCGAGGCCTGGCTGCCGCTGACCTTCGCGATGAACTCGATCAACCGCAGCATGGGCCAGCCCGACCTGTACCCGTTCCGGATGACCCCGGCGACGATCGGCAAGCTCTCCTTCGTGCACGACCGCATCTACGCCCGCACCGACGCGCCGGAGGCCGAGGCCGGCACCCTGCGGGCGGTGATCGCCGGCCTGCGCCACCGGGTGGCGGCGCCGCGCTCGGCGTGA
- a CDS encoding HIT family protein, producing MTETAYDPQNIFGKILRGEVPCHKVYEDDHVVAFMDVMPQADGHTLVVPKTPSRNLLDADPATLGHLYAAVQRVARAAKAAFAADGVAVYQYNEVAAGQTVFHLHVHVLPRHEGVAPRRHVEGMADPALLAEHAERIRAALAG from the coding sequence ATGACCGAGACCGCCTACGATCCCCAGAACATCTTCGGCAAGATCCTGCGGGGCGAGGTGCCCTGCCACAAGGTCTACGAGGACGATCACGTCGTCGCGTTCATGGACGTGATGCCCCAGGCCGACGGGCACACCCTGGTGGTGCCGAAGACCCCGAGCCGCAACCTCCTCGATGCGGACCCGGCCACGCTCGGCCACCTCTACGCCGCCGTGCAGCGCGTGGCGCGGGCGGCCAAGGCGGCCTTCGCGGCCGACGGCGTCGCCGTCTACCAGTACAACGAGGTCGCGGCCGGCCAGACCGTGTTCCACCTCCACGTCCACGTCCTGCCCCGCCACGAGGGCGTCGCGCCGCGCCGCCACGTCGAGGGCATGGCCGACCCGGCCCTGCTGGCCGAGCACGCCGAGCGGATCCGGGCGGCGCTGGCGGGCTGA
- the rpsD gene encoding 30S ribosomal protein S4, protein MSKRVQAKHKLDRRMGQNIWGRPKSPVNRREYGPGQHGQRRKGKMSDFGTQLRAKQKLKGYYGNITEKQFRRYYAEAIRLRGDSGENLVGLLERRLDAVVYRSKFVATPFAARQFVNHGHIRVNGVRVNIPSYLVKPDDVIEVKESSKQLEIVVVASQLAERDVPDYIEVDHGKMTARMTRVPTLSEVPYPVQMEPNLVIEFYSR, encoded by the coding sequence ATGTCGAAACGCGTTCAGGCGAAGCACAAGCTCGATCGCCGCATGGGCCAGAACATCTGGGGCCGCCCGAAGAGCCCCGTGAACCGCCGCGAGTACGGCCCGGGCCAGCACGGCCAGCGCCGCAAGGGCAAGATGTCCGACTTCGGCACGCAGCTGCGCGCCAAGCAGAAGCTCAAGGGCTACTACGGCAACATCACCGAGAAGCAGTTCCGCCGCTACTACGCCGAGGCGATCCGCCTGCGCGGTGACTCGGGCGAGAACCTGGTCGGCCTGCTCGAGCGCCGCCTCGACGCGGTGGTCTACCGCTCGAAGTTCGTGGCGACCCCGTTCGCCGCCCGCCAGTTCGTGAACCACGGCCACATCCGGGTGAACGGCGTGCGCGTCAACATCCCGAGCTACCTCGTCAAGCCGGACGACGTGATCGAGGTCAAGGAATCGTCCAAGCAGCTCGAGATCGTCGTCGTGGCGAGCCAGCTCGCCGAGCGCGACGTGCCCGACTACATCGAGGTCGACCACGGCAAGATGACCGCGCGCATGACCCGCGTGCCGACCCTGTCCGAGGTCCCGTACCCGGTGCAGATGGAGCCGAACCTGGTCATCGAGTTCTACTCGCGCTGA
- a CDS encoding alpha/beta hydrolase yields the protein MVRARPMTIAAVLLVVALALYGAVVAAFWWFQRGLLYPGQGGPVPATAARLPSALERLAIDTADGERLRALWLPPAPGAGMVVSFHGNASLPEWHAERFAAGPWRAHGWGVMAPAYRGYPGSTGRPSEAGLIADGLAALAEARRRAPGAPVLLHGHSLGAAVAVAVAARIGAAGVRGLYLEAPFDSMTAMVRHHFRFLPAGLLADTWRSDRAIGTVAVPILIVHGESDPVIPEKYGARLARAAGADFVAVPGDHVSILGRRDGEAEARFRPSP from the coding sequence ATGGTGCGCGCGCGGCCGATGACGATCGCGGCCGTCCTGCTCGTCGTCGCGCTCGCGCTCTACGGCGCGGTGGTCGCGGCGTTCTGGTGGTTCCAGCGCGGGCTGCTCTATCCGGGGCAGGGCGGCCCCGTGCCGGCGACCGCGGCGCGGCTGCCCTCCGCGCTCGAGAGGCTCGCGATCGACACGGCGGACGGCGAGCGCCTGCGCGCCCTGTGGCTGCCCCCCGCCCCGGGGGCCGGGATGGTGGTGAGCTTCCACGGCAACGCCTCGCTGCCGGAATGGCACGCCGAGCGCTTCGCCGCCGGGCCGTGGCGGGCGCATGGCTGGGGCGTGATGGCGCCGGCCTATCGCGGCTATCCGGGCTCGACCGGCCGCCCGAGCGAGGCCGGCCTGATCGCCGACGGGCTCGCGGCGCTGGCGGAGGCCCGGCGGCGCGCGCCCGGGGCGCCCGTGCTGCTGCACGGCCACTCCCTGGGGGCGGCGGTCGCGGTCGCGGTGGCGGCCCGGATCGGGGCGGCGGGCGTGCGGGGCCTCTACCTCGAGGCGCCGTTCGACTCGATGACCGCGATGGTGCGCCACCACTTCCGCTTCCTGCCGGCGGGCCTGCTCGCCGACACCTGGCGCTCGGACCGGGCGATCGGCACCGTCGCCGTGCCGATCCTGATCGTGCACGGCGAGTCCGATCCGGTGATCCCGGAGAAGTACGGCGCCCGCCTGGCGCGCGCCGCCGGCGCCGACTTCGTCGCGGTGCCGGGCGACCACGTCTCGATCCTGGGACGCCGGGACGGCGAGGCCGAGGCGCGGTTCCGCCCGTCTCCCTGA
- the murI gene encoding glutamate racemase, whose amino-acid sequence MRFDLMAGTAAAPLAPITRAPVVLVFDSGLGGLTVLAEVRRARPDARVVYAADDAAFPYGGLAEPVLVARVLAVMERLIAVHAPDLVVVACNTASTLVLPALRQRFDIPFVGTVPPIKPAAAATRSGLVSVLATPGTVRRDYTRELVDTYAAGCRVTLVGATGLAALAEAALSGLPVSDADLWAEIGPCFVEGEAGRTDVVVLACTHYPLLLARYQAIAPWPVTWIDPAPAIARRMTQLIGGPVRGLGDDSPGPVRAAFTSGDRLTPALRTALADRGVAEVAFEAMPLVLQ is encoded by the coding sequence ATGCGGTTCGATCTGATGGCCGGCACTGCTGCGGCGCCCCTGGCGCCGATCACCCGCGCGCCGGTGGTTCTCGTGTTCGATTCCGGCCTCGGCGGCCTCACGGTGCTGGCCGAGGTCCGCCGCGCCCGGCCCGACGCCCGGGTGGTCTACGCCGCCGACGACGCGGCCTTCCCGTATGGCGGCCTCGCCGAGCCGGTGCTGGTGGCGCGGGTGCTCGCCGTCATGGAGCGGCTGATCGCGGTCCACGCCCCCGACCTCGTCGTGGTGGCCTGCAACACCGCCTCGACCCTGGTGCTGCCGGCCCTGCGGCAACGCTTCGACATCCCGTTCGTCGGCACCGTGCCGCCGATCAAGCCGGCGGCGGCGGCCACGCGCTCGGGCCTCGTCAGCGTGCTGGCGACGCCGGGCACCGTGCGGCGCGACTACACCCGCGAGCTCGTCGACACCTACGCGGCGGGCTGCCGGGTCACCCTCGTCGGGGCGACGGGGCTGGCGGCGCTCGCCGAGGCGGCGCTCTCCGGGCTGCCGGTCTCCGACGCCGACCTGTGGGCCGAGATCGGGCCCTGCTTCGTCGAGGGCGAGGCGGGACGCACCGACGTGGTGGTGCTCGCCTGTACCCACTACCCCCTGCTGCTCGCCCGCTACCAAGCCATCGCGCCCTGGCCGGTGACCTGGATCGACCCGGCCCCGGCGATCGCCCGGCGCATGACCCAGCTCATCGGCGGCCCCGTCCGCGGGCTGGGCGACGATTCGCCCGGCCCCGTGCGCGCCGCCTTCACCTCCGGCGACCGGCTGACCCCGGCCCTGCGCACGGCGCTCGCCGATCGCGGCGTCGCCGAGGTGGCGTTCGAGGCGATGCCGCTCGTGCTGCAGTGA